A genomic segment from Ochotona princeps isolate mOchPri1 chromosome 11, mOchPri1.hap1, whole genome shotgun sequence encodes:
- the NEIL3 gene encoding endonuclease 8-like 3 has product MVEGPGCTLNGEKIQAQVPRGQAVTEVRGTALRSLQFSAQPRVASAASAAAVSSQASALDHNNYSIQNFCRLFNGYVYSGVETLGKELFVYFGPKALRIHFGMKGFIRINPLEHKTKNGGCPVLEVRLTKDLICFFDSSVELRNSMECQQRIRMMEELDVCSPKFSFSRAENEVKKQKGRMLCDVLMDQKVLPGVGNIIKNEALFDSGLHPAVKVCQLTDKQIHHLVKMTHDFSILFYRCLKRGLAISKHFKVYKRPNCGQCHCKIIVCRLGENSRMTYFCPHCQEENPQFVDVCELPTRNTLTGWTSSRQDDLTDSVARKSEEQWACAACTLINMPSSKACDACLTSRPVDSLFRNEENSTAFNSLVKYPCNSFGKSHSEIKINRKTAFGATTLVLTDLTSKSNTFERTKSPNQILHGEFQNMLSTNVSFSEARHPSKERTNYITQPSDKVNIAPVVFSQSKLFSSAHKKLKTTHYVSRDLQSCNPGFSSSDLQINTTDGPCMLNASSPRCSKHNRLCVLRIVRKDGENKGRRFYACPLPREAQCDFFEWADLSFPLCNHGKRTIMRTVLKIGPNNGKNFFVCPLGKEKQCNFFQWAENGPGINMIPGC; this is encoded by the exons GCTTCTGCACTGGATCATAATAATTATTCCATCCAGAATTTCTGCAGACTATTTAATGGATATGTTTACAGTGGCGTGGAAACTTTAGGGAAGGAGCTCTTTGTGTACTTTGGGCCAAAAGCTTTACG GATTCATTTTGGAATGAAAGGCTTCATCCGGATAAATCCACTTGAGCATAAAACCAAGAATGGAGGTTGTCCTGTTTTGGAAGTGAGGCTCACCAAAGatttgatttgtttctttgattcaTCAGTAGAACTCAG AAACTCAATGGAATGCCAACAGAGAATAAGAATGATGGAAGAATTAGATGTTTGTTCACCTAAATTTAGTTTCTCAAGAGCAGAAAATGAAGTTAAGAAGCAGAAAGGTCGAATGCTATGTGATGTGTTAATGGATCAAAAAGTGTTGCCTGGGGTGggaaatatcatcaaaaatgaagCTCTTTTTGACAGTGGTCTCCACCCAGCTGTTAAG GTTTGTCAGTTAACAGATAAACAGATCCATCACCTTGTGAAAATGACACATGATTTCAGTATTCTCTTTTACAGg tgtctcAAAAGAGGATTGGCAATCTCAAAACACTTTAAGGTTTATAAGCGGCCTAATTGTGGTCAGTGCCATTGCAAAATAATTGTGTGTCGCCTAGGAGAGAACAGCAGAATGACATATTTCTGTCCTCACTGTCAAGAAGAAAATCCTCAATTTGTTGACGTATG TGAATTGCCAACTAGAAATACTCTCACTGGTTGGACATCTAGCAGACAGGATGATCTTACAGACTCTGTAGCTCGGAAATCTGAAGAACAatgggcctgtgctgcctgcacactgATAAATATGCCCTCTTCTAAAGCATGTGATGCTTGCTTGACCTCGAGGCCTGTTG ATTCACTGTTCAGGAATGAAGAAAACTCTACTGCCTTTAACAGTTTAGTGAAGTATCCTTGTAATAGCTTTGGAAAGTCACATTCAGAAATCAAGATCAACAGGAAAACTGCATTTGGAGCTACAACCCTTGTCTTGACTGATCTTACCAGTAAATCCAATACTTTTGAAAGAACAAAAAGCCCAAATCAGATACTGCATGGGGAATTTCAAAACATGCTTTCTACTAACGTTTCTTTTAGTGAGGCACGACACCCCTCCAAGGAGAGAACAAACTATATAACTCAACCATCTGACAAAGTGAACATAGCACCAGTGGTCTTCTCTCAGTCTAAATTATTCAGTTCTGCacataaaaaattgaaaacaacccACTACGTATCACGAGACCTTCAAAGTTGCAACCCTGGATTTTCCAGCAG TGATCTTCAAATTAATACGACAGATGGTCCTTGCATGTTAAATGCCAGCAGTCCTCGATGCAGTAAACACAACCGCCTCTGCGTTCTCAGAATTGTGAGAAAGGACGGTGAAAACAAGGGAAGGCGGTTTTATGCTTGTCCTCTACCTAGAGAAGCACAGTGTGACTTTTTTGAA TGGGCTGATTTGTCCTTCCCGCTCTGCAACCATGGCAAGCGCACCATCATGAGAACAGTGTTGAAGATCGGACCTAATAATGGGAAGAATTTCTTTGTGTGTCCTCTGGGGAAGGAAAAACAGTGCAATTTTTTCCAGTGGGCAGAAAATGGGCCAGGAATAAATATGATCCCAGGGTGCTAa
- the LOC101534687 gene encoding casein kinase I-like, with the protein MAAGSGSKAAAEFIVGGKYQLLRKIGSGSFGDIYLAMNITNGEEVAVKLESQKARHPQLLYESKLYKILLGGVGVPHIRWYGQEKDYNVLVMDLLGPSLEDLFNFCSRRFSMKTVLMLADQMISRIEYVHSKNFIHRDIKPDNFLMGIGRHCNKLFLIDFGLAKKYRDNRTRQHIPYREDKNLTGTARYASINAHLGIEQSRRDDMESMGYVLMYLNRSSLPWQGLKAATKKQKYEKISEKKMSTPVEVLCKGFPAEFAMYLNYCRGLRFEEAPDYMYLRQLFRILFRTLNHQYDYMFDWTMLKQKSVQQAPSNGQDQLAQTSADAELYLCKP; encoded by the exons ATGGCGGCCGGCAGCGGCTCCAAGGCTGCTGCCGAATTCATTGTCGGTGGGAAATACCAACTGTTACGGAAGATCGGGTCCGGCTCCTTCGGGGACATTTATCTGGCGATGAACATCACCAACGGTGAGGAAGTGGCTGTGAAGCTGGAGTCGCAGAAGGCCAGGCACCCTCAGCTGCTGTACGAGAGCAAACTCTATAAGATTCTCCTAGGTGGCGTGGGCGTCCCCCACATACGGTGGTATGGCCAGGAGAAAGACTACAACGTGTTAGTCATGGATCTTCTAGGACCCAGCCTCGAAGACCTCTTCAATTTCTGTTCAAGAAGGTTCTCAATGAAAACGGTGCTTATGTTGGCTGACCAAATGATTAGTAGGATTGAATATGTGCATTCAAAGAATTTCATACACAGGGACATCAAGCCGGATAACTTTCTCATGGGGATTGGACGTCACTGTAATAAGTTATTCCTTATTGATTTTGGTTTGGCCAAAAAGTACCGAGACAACAGGACCAGGCAACACATCCCATATCGAGAAGATAAAAACCTCACCGGCACGGCCCGATACGCCAGCATCAACGCACATCTTGGCATCGAGCAGAGTCGCCGGGACGACATGGAGTCCATGGGATACGTTTTGATGTACTTGAACAGATCCAGTCTGCCATGGCAAGGACTGAAGGctgcaacaaagaaacaaaaatatgagaAGATTAGTGAAAAGAAGATGTCCACTCCTGTTGAGGTTTTGTGTAAGGGGTTTCCTGCAGAGTTTGCCATGTACTTAAACTACTGTCGTGGGCTGCGTTTTGAGGAGGCCCCGGACTATATGTACCTGAGACAGCTGTTCCGCATTCTTTTCAGGACCCTGAACCATCAATATGATTACATGTTTGACTGGACAATGTTAAAGCAGAAATCGGTACAACAGGCACCTTCCAATGGGCAGGATCAGCTGGCCCAAACCTCCGCAG ATGCAGAGCTATACCTGTGTAAACCCTGA